In Candidatus Cloacimonadaceae bacterium, the following are encoded in one genomic region:
- a CDS encoding amylo-alpha-1,6-glucosidase, with the protein MNNYFMETHHHEWILTNKHGAYALGTGNMINQRKYHGLLIASDRQFHRRHLVAGIEEKVEWRGEIIHLDSNNYSNCIYPEGFLYLVKPWLRPYPIFLYSALPHQNDILIRKEIMLDEESNTVLVKYTNLGHHTLHFELHPKLTMTAHHDLNQPGSLDFEEFQSEHCNSEDGCAFSAKRSSNNMEVHGVAQHGEFLPNRYVYYNVYYPWEVMSGYPGVGDQISLFELRFTLKTGQTNHVLFSDKAIDKPAKIIARIEKRYADLPKPADFPDLPDLDDTLLNNLDYNDNTLFKYPEYLKLLEFALKDFVANDDIVAGYPYYGAWGRDTMIVLNALLHSPNNLDTVEKILRKYSRHLQNGLIPNMLHETGREANFDSIDATLWYIILIWKLGKRKADITYWKEVIHLCEDIISSVITNYKYPFFLRPDGLIELKEEFAHATWMDVRIEGKPVTPRSGAPVEINALWYNAICCYEAMCDAYQQLTGINYIPKEQILDLKEPVKIAFQKFWTGDYLADRLIEDVPITEIRPNALIALSLPWELIDKGKMQMVFERAFAELYTFYGIRTLSPKDARFRKKYYGTQRDRDLSYHNGSVWAWLFGAFCGLYLKIHRGTKPDAEIAKTLSSFIGTFRQSFMRGHIASVAEIWDGENPHFPKGAPAQAISVAALYNIETFIAAHGGGL; encoded by the coding sequence ATGAATAATTACTTCATGGAGACCCATCATCATGAATGGATCCTGACGAATAAGCATGGTGCTTATGCGCTGGGAACCGGCAATATGATCAATCAGCGCAAATATCACGGCTTATTGATTGCCAGCGACCGTCAGTTTCATCGCAGACACCTGGTGGCTGGCATCGAAGAGAAGGTCGAATGGCGTGGTGAGATCATCCATCTGGATAGCAACAACTATAGCAACTGCATCTATCCGGAAGGCTTTCTCTATCTGGTGAAACCATGGCTGCGTCCTTATCCGATCTTTCTGTATTCGGCTTTGCCGCATCAAAACGACATCCTTATCCGCAAGGAGATCATGCTGGATGAGGAGAGCAACACGGTGTTGGTCAAATATACCAACCTTGGGCATCATACCCTGCATTTTGAATTGCACCCAAAGCTTACGATGACCGCGCATCACGATTTGAACCAACCCGGCAGCCTGGATTTTGAAGAGTTTCAGTCCGAACACTGCAATTCCGAGGACGGATGCGCTTTTTCCGCCAAGCGCAGCTCAAACAATATGGAAGTGCACGGCGTTGCTCAGCATGGAGAGTTTCTCCCAAACCGCTATGTCTATTACAACGTCTATTATCCCTGGGAAGTGATGAGTGGCTATCCCGGCGTCGGTGATCAGATCAGTCTTTTCGAGCTGCGTTTCACCCTAAAGACCGGTCAGACAAATCATGTTCTTTTCTCGGATAAAGCGATCGACAAACCGGCGAAGATCATTGCCCGCATTGAAAAACGTTATGCGGATCTGCCCAAACCAGCGGATTTTCCAGATTTACCTGATCTTGACGACACTTTGCTCAACAATCTGGATTACAATGACAACACCTTGTTCAAATATCCCGAATACTTGAAATTACTGGAGTTTGCGCTCAAGGATTTCGTGGCAAATGACGACATCGTTGCCGGCTATCCATATTACGGCGCCTGGGGCAGAGACACGATGATCGTGCTCAACGCGCTGCTGCACTCTCCCAATAATCTGGATACAGTGGAAAAGATCTTGCGCAAATATAGCCGCCATCTGCAAAATGGGTTGATTCCCAATATGTTGCACGAGACCGGACGCGAAGCGAATTTTGACTCCATCGACGCCACCCTGTGGTACATCATCCTGATTTGGAAACTGGGCAAGCGCAAGGCAGACATTACTTATTGGAAAGAAGTGATTCATCTATGCGAGGACATCATATCCTCCGTGATCACAAACTACAAATATCCGTTCTTTCTGAGACCGGACGGATTGATCGAGCTGAAAGAGGAATTTGCCCACGCCACTTGGATGGACGTGCGCATTGAAGGCAAACCCGTTACTCCGCGGAGTGGGGCGCCGGTGGAGATCAACGCTTTGTGGTACAACGCGATCTGCTGCTATGAGGCGATGTGTGATGCCTATCAACAGCTTACCGGCATCAATTATATCCCCAAGGAACAGATCCTTGATCTGAAAGAACCGGTCAAAATCGCCTTTCAGAAATTCTGGACTGGAGATTATCTTGCCGATCGTCTCATAGAGGACGTGCCGATTACCGAGATCCGCCCCAATGCTTTGATCGCGCTTTCCCTGCCTTGGGAATTGATCGACAAGGGCAAGATGCAAATGGTATTTGAGCGTGCTTTTGCGGAGCTCTACACTTTCTATGGAATCCGGACACTGAGCCCGAAGGATGCACGTTTTCGCAAGAAATACTATGGCACCCAACGCGATCGAGATCTTTCATATCACAACGGAAGCGTCTGGGCTTGGTTGTTTGGTGCTTTTTGCGGGTTATACTTGAAGATTCATCGTGGAACAAAGCCGGATGCCGAGA